DNA sequence from the Pirellulales bacterium genome:
AAATCCGCTTTCTTTTGCTGTAGCACGTCTAGATTCTCCTCCGCGTGCTGAACATCCCCCTGCTCGCTGGTGATGCTTCCCGCGCGACGGGCGGCAGCCGAAGCCGCCGAGATGTTGCGTCTGCTGACAAACTTTCGTTTGTAAATTAATATACTGACAAACATCGTGAAAAAAGACAGTATCGCGCCAATGATCTTCTGCCAGCGCTGCCCTTTTTCCTTCTCCACTTTCTGCTGTGCTCGCTGAATCTGACCCTCGACCGTTGCCAGTTTTTTGGCAAAGTTGTCGCGCGATTTTCCCTGTTCCGCTGCGGTCTGTTCGTTACATTTGGATTCGAGTCGAATACGAAATTGCTGTTTGCTTTCCTCCGGCAACGAAACTTCATCGACCATCTCGCACGCCCACAGCTTCAATGGATGTTCTGCATAGAGATAGGACGCCAAGTCCTTCTGCCATTCAGAATACGACTTCCCGCGCGCGGCTGCCGCGGGCAAATCGGCAATTGCGGCTCCGTCGCGTGGCTGTCGTTCGAGCGTAATGGCTTCCGGTTCCCACACTTCCGCATCGGTCCAAGGCTGCTCGCCTATGTCGCCATCGAGCCGCGTCATCATCGCCACATCTTGCCAGGTATCGATACTGCATTTCGCATCGAGAAAATGCAACCGGGCATTTCCCACCAGTGCGGGTCGATAAACGAGCCGATCCTTATCCGCCAACGACTTTTTTGGAACGACGAAGCATTCGTTCGCCTCCGCCGGCACTAGCGGCCGCGCTCCGCCAGTCGATGCGGTAGGCTTTGCCGTGCCGCTGGCATCGCTCCGTACCACTTTCTGCTTACGATCAGACATCAACTTTTGAATATCCATGCGCGACAGCGGGCCGCGCAAATACGACATACACCAGCGTGTTTGAAACACCACCGGCTGATCATTGTGAACATTGTTCATCAAGAAAACACGATTTCCAAGCGCCGACAGCATTTGTTCCATGACCGCCCTATTGAACTTTGCGCCGACCGCGGCACTCGCTCCCTCCAAGCCTTCGATCACGCGCATTTTGTCGCGTTCGGTTTGCAGCCTTCCCAAAAACCAAGTGCCGGCATTCGATAGTCCTTTGTAATCGAGATCGACCGGATTCTGGGTAGCCAGAACGACTCCCACGCCAAAGGCCCGCGCTTGCTTTAAGAGCGTGAGCATCGGCGTTTTCGTCGGCGGGTTTGCCGTCGGCGGAAAATAGCCGAACACTTCGTCCATGTAAAACAGCGCCCGCAAGCTCGATGTTCCCGGCTGCGATCGCACCCATGCGAGCAGTTCTCCCAGCAGCACCGTCAAGAAAAACATCTTCTCGGCGTCGGCAAGGTGTGCAATCGATATGATCGATAGCCGCGGCTTGTTCTCAGCGGTGTACAGCAGCCGCCCGATATCGAGCGGCTCTCCTTCCATCCAAGCGGAAAAGCCCGGCGAGGCAAGCATATTGTTCAATTGCATCGCCAGCGCCAAGCGGTCGTTCGCAGAATAGAACGATTCCACATCGGCGAATCCAACTTTGTCGAACGGCGGTGTTTGAATCGCGTGGATCAAACCTGGCAAGTCGAGATCTTGCTTCTTGCGCCAAGCATTTTCCAGAATTTTGGAAAACAAGATATGTTCGCGGCTGCGAACCGGATCGGAGTCGATATCGAGCAGTACCAGCAATCCCGACACCGTGGAAACGATTCGCTCGCGGAGCGCATCGGAATCGTCGAGCACCATCGGTGAAGGCGCGGCAAAGCTGCGCAGCACTGTCAGCGACAAGCCCGCGTTTGAAGCAGGAGTGTAAATTGCCAAATCAACCGCGTCGAGATACCGCTGAATCCGCGAACCGTCTTGTTTCCACTGCTCGAGGCCGTTGCGCCAGGCCTGCGCCGTTTTCGCCGCGAACTCGTCGGGCGACATGCCCTTGCCCTGCGCCTCGTTTTCATCGATCCACGGGCGAAAATCCTCCGATCGAAGCTGTGGAAATGCCAGTAGTAAATTGCCAAGATCTCCCTTGGGATCGACGATGATCGCAGGAATGCCCTGTAGCGCCGCTTCCTCCAGTAGCGCTAGGCACAATCCGGTCTTCCCACTGCCGGTCATCCCCACGCACACCGCATGCGTAGTGAGATCTTTGGCTTCGTACGACAAAATCTTGTCGTCACCGGCTTCCAACTCGCGGTTGCGCCAATCAAACTCCCGTCCTAAATAAAATCGACCCGGTTGCTCGATTGAAGTCATCGTATTTGCAATCAAGAAAGGAAAGGAGAAACGCCAGGCATTGTACGCTATTTCAGAATCTTCCGTAGCTGAATTTGCAACAACTCAACAGCCGGCAGGGCGATCTGCAGATCCATTGGCGCGGCTAAGCAGTAGCTAGGAATGATACAGCGAAAAAAGTGCTCGTGCCGCAATGTCAGACAACCGTTGCAAT
Encoded proteins:
- a CDS encoding ATP-binding protein; this encodes MTSIEQPGRFYLGREFDWRNRELEAGDDKILSYEAKDLTTHAVCVGMTGSGKTGLCLALLEEAALQGIPAIIVDPKGDLGNLLLAFPQLRSEDFRPWIDENEAQGKGMSPDEFAAKTAQAWRNGLEQWKQDGSRIQRYLDAVDLAIYTPASNAGLSLTVLRSFAAPSPMVLDDSDALRERIVSTVSGLLVLLDIDSDPVRSREHILFSKILENAWRKKQDLDLPGLIHAIQTPPFDKVGFADVESFYSANDRLALAMQLNNMLASPGFSAWMEGEPLDIGRLLYTAENKPRLSIISIAHLADAEKMFFLTVLLGELLAWVRSQPGTSSLRALFYMDEVFGYFPPTANPPTKTPMLTLLKQARAFGVGVVLATQNPVDLDYKGLSNAGTWFLGRLQTERDKMRVIEGLEGASAAVGAKFNRAVMEQMLSALGNRVFLMNNVHNDQPVVFQTRWCMSYLRGPLSRMDIQKLMSDRKQKVVRSDASGTAKPTASTGGARPLVPAEANECFVVPKKSLADKDRLVYRPALVGNARLHFLDAKCSIDTWQDVAMMTRLDGDIGEQPWTDAEVWEPEAITLERQPRDGAAIADLPAAAARGKSYSEWQKDLASYLYAEHPLKLWACEMVDEVSLPEESKQQFRIRLESKCNEQTAAEQGKSRDNFAKKLATVEGQIQRAQQKVEKEKGQRWQKIIGAILSFFTMFVSILIYKRKFVSRRNISAASAAARRAGSITSEQGDVQHAEENLDVLQQKKAD